One genomic segment of Desulfocapsa sulfexigens DSM 10523 includes these proteins:
- a CDS encoding DEAD/DEAH box helicase: MTSVKPVSVVEKVEIPVVAKAAPAPKPQRQPAGKAAASTPLDRNQQGKRKPRKWTVSQFPVETEEGKTRFHDFSLSPGLMHGIADLNFRYCTPIQQKSLPDVIAGKDIIGKASTGTGKSAVFLIGIFARLLGEQQQKRRNGTPRALIIAPTRELVIQIAKDARAIAKYLPMRVAEAYGGTDYERQQKNIRDRPVDILVATPGRLLDFSRKRVVQLDQAGIMVIDEADRMLDMGFIPDVRSIIHKIPNKDKRQTMMFSATITEEVARLASQWCVNPISVETEADNMAVETVTQVVYTLTRDEKYLVLYNIINSENCDRVIIFTNMKRDAKRLHDRLQRDGISCTLLTGDVPQQKRTARLESFRNGTIKAMVATDVAGRGIHIDDISHVVNFTLPYEPEDYVHRIGRTGRAGADGISISFADEESSFYLMDIEEYIGESLPCITPNEALLKPIVRKK, encoded by the coding sequence ATGACTTCTGTAAAGCCCGTTAGTGTGGTTGAAAAAGTTGAAATTCCGGTTGTTGCAAAGGCAGCACCCGCACCGAAGCCGCAGAGACAGCCAGCAGGTAAAGCTGCGGCCTCCACGCCTCTGGACAGAAATCAGCAGGGAAAAAGAAAGCCAAGAAAATGGACTGTTTCACAATTTCCCGTGGAAACGGAAGAGGGAAAAACCCGTTTTCATGATTTCAGTCTCTCTCCAGGGCTTATGCACGGGATTGCGGATTTGAACTTCAGATACTGCACCCCCATCCAGCAGAAATCATTGCCCGATGTTATTGCTGGAAAAGATATTATCGGAAAGGCCTCCACCGGCACCGGAAAAAGTGCAGTATTCCTTATTGGAATTTTCGCTCGACTCCTCGGGGAACAGCAGCAAAAGCGTCGTAATGGAACTCCTAGGGCATTGATCATTGCACCAACCAGAGAGCTGGTAATCCAGATCGCCAAGGATGCAAGAGCCATAGCCAAGTATCTGCCCATGCGTGTGGCAGAGGCCTATGGTGGAACCGATTATGAACGGCAGCAGAAGAATATCAGGGACCGTCCGGTGGATATTCTGGTGGCCACTCCCGGGCGACTGCTTGATTTCTCCCGTAAACGGGTAGTACAGCTGGATCAGGCTGGTATTATGGTTATCGATGAGGCGGATCGGATGCTTGATATGGGCTTTATCCCCGATGTTCGCTCTATTATCCATAAGATACCAAACAAAGATAAACGTCAGACCATGATGTTTTCGGCAACAATTACCGAAGAGGTTGCCCGTCTGGCATCGCAGTGGTGTGTGAATCCCATTTCAGTGGAAACCGAGGCGGATAATATGGCGGTGGAAACTGTAACGCAGGTTGTTTACACACTCACCAGAGATGAAAAGTATCTGGTATTGTATAATATTATCAACAGTGAAAACTGTGATCGGGTCATCATCTTTACCAATATGAAACGGGATGCCAAGCGACTCCATGATCGTCTTCAGCGGGACGGTATAAGTTGCACCCTGCTTACGGGAGATGTTCCGCAACAGAAGAGAACAGCCCGTCTTGAGAGTTTCCGAAACGGGACAATAAAGGCAATGGTTGCAACGGATGTTGCCGGGCGTGGTATCCATATCGATGACATCAGTCATGTTGTGAATTTCACCCTTCCTTACGAACCAGAAGATTATGTGCATCGTATCGGGCGTACCGGCCGTGCCGGAGCTGATGGAATTTCCATCAGTTTTGCAGATGAGGAGAGTTCCTTTTATCTTATGGATATTGAGGAGTATATTGGAGAATCGCTTCCCTGTATTACACCGAATGAAGCCCTGCTGAAACCAATTGTACGAAAGAAATAG
- the yfcD gene encoding NUDIX hydrolase YfcD → MYNPGEEIVQIVDRNNMETEVVPRRIMREQGLIHRASYILVFNEQKELFLQKRTATKDLYPSCWDVAAGGVVLAGESYEESAHRELAEELGVAGVSFTPLFDQYFEEDDNRVWGRIFSCVHNGPFQLQEEEVASGCFMSVSDIFKLSENEDFTPDGIDILRKVAQ, encoded by the coding sequence ATGTATAACCCCGGGGAAGAAATCGTCCAGATTGTTGACCGTAACAACATGGAGACAGAGGTAGTTCCAAGGCGTATTATGCGTGAGCAGGGTCTCATCCATCGCGCTTCCTATATCCTTGTTTTCAACGAACAGAAAGAGCTCTTTCTCCAAAAACGAACAGCCACCAAGGATTTGTATCCTTCCTGCTGGGATGTTGCAGCCGGAGGGGTTGTACTTGCGGGAGAATCCTACGAAGAATCTGCACACAGGGAATTAGCGGAAGAACTTGGAGTTGCAGGGGTCTCTTTTACCCCTCTTTTTGATCAGTACTTTGAAGAAGATGATAACCGGGTCTGGGGACGGATTTTTTCCTGTGTCCACAATGGTCCTTTCCAGCTACAGGAAGAAGAAGTTGCTTCCGGCTGTTTTATGAGTGTTTCTGATATTTTCAAATTGTCAGAAAATGAAGATTTTACCCCCGACGGGATTGATATACTGCGCAAGGTCGCACAATAG
- the amrA gene encoding AmmeMemoRadiSam system protein A, producing the protein MKSVLTVEQGRSLLRLARQTIAVKLGVETDVEAVNDPALDVEYGTFVTLKIGGNLRGCIGNLLPSGSVAEGVKRNAISAAFHDSRFSPLTAAEFDNVEIDISVLSQPQKLEYSDGADLISKLRPGIDGVILQLGRAGATFLPQVWDQLPAPELFLSHLCRKAGLVDSAWKNDHPKIEIYQVQCFEEEEE; encoded by the coding sequence ATGAAATCAGTTTTAACTGTGGAACAGGGGCGGAGTTTACTGCGACTTGCCAGGCAGACTATTGCTGTGAAGCTGGGTGTTGAGACAGACGTGGAAGCTGTGAATGATCCAGCACTTGATGTTGAATATGGTACTTTTGTTACCCTGAAGATCGGAGGGAACTTACGGGGGTGTATCGGTAATCTTTTACCCAGTGGATCGGTTGCGGAGGGTGTGAAACGTAATGCAATCAGCGCAGCCTTTCATGACAGTCGTTTCTCACCTCTCACTGCCGCAGAGTTTGATAATGTGGAAATTGACATCTCAGTGCTCAGTCAGCCGCAAAAGCTTGAATATAGCGATGGTGCCGATCTTATCAGTAAACTGCGGCCGGGTATAGATGGGGTGATTTTGCAACTCGGGCGTGCGGGTGCCACTTTTTTACCCCAGGTATGGGATCAGCTGCCTGCACCAGAGCTGTTTCTAAGTCATCTCTGCCGTAAGGCAGGGCTTGTTGATAGCGCCTGGAAGAATGATCACCCGAAGATTGAAATTTATCAGGTGCAATGTTTTGAAGAGGAAGAAGAATGA
- a CDS encoding 3-oxoacyl-ACP synthase III translates to MFYSKVCLHTFAYVLPPRIIGSDAIEKRLAPLYERLKLPAGRLELMSGIKERRLWEPGTRPSQGAALAGQAVLDKSDIDPDTIECLIFTSVSRDMMEPATASFVHSQLGLSEDCLLFDLSNACLGFLDGMVMLANMIELGQVRTGLVVAGETAEELVESTIQALLDDKGLTRKKIKPAFASLTIGSGSVALYMCSLLPGMNKPRLMRGAWKANTRHSDLCQGAQSGADTTLMNTNSEELLIRGVETAHATWEDFASIPGWSEDDIDRFFCHQVGTAHARLLFDTLGLDLKKNFETLQTLGNVGSVSAPITMAMAMEQDCFRPGEKAAMLGIGSGINCLMLGIKW, encoded by the coding sequence ATGTTCTATTCAAAAGTCTGTCTTCATACATTTGCCTACGTGCTGCCACCCCGTATTATAGGTTCCGATGCCATAGAGAAACGCCTGGCTCCATTGTACGAACGCCTGAAGCTTCCTGCCGGAAGACTGGAACTGATGAGCGGAATAAAAGAGAGACGGTTGTGGGAGCCGGGAACCAGACCGAGTCAGGGGGCAGCACTTGCTGGACAGGCAGTACTTGATAAGAGTGATATCGATCCCGACACCATAGAATGTCTTATTTTTACCTCGGTTTCAAGGGATATGATGGAACCGGCCACTGCTTCCTTTGTTCATAGTCAGCTGGGTTTATCGGAAGATTGTCTGCTCTTTGATCTGTCCAATGCCTGCCTGGGATTTCTCGACGGAATGGTGATGCTTGCCAATATGATAGAGCTTGGCCAGGTGCGTACTGGACTGGTGGTGGCAGGTGAAACGGCCGAGGAACTTGTGGAATCAACAATTCAGGCACTGCTTGACGATAAAGGTCTGACCAGGAAAAAAATAAAGCCAGCCTTTGCTTCCCTCACCATTGGTTCCGGTTCTGTGGCCCTCTATATGTGCAGTCTTCTCCCTGGGATGAATAAACCGCGCCTGATGCGTGGAGCCTGGAAAGCTAACACCAGGCATTCCGATCTCTGTCAGGGGGCACAGAGCGGCGCTGACACCACCCTTATGAACACTAACTCCGAGGAGTTGCTGATCCGGGGTGTCGAGACGGCTCATGCGACCTGGGAGGATTTTGCATCCATCCCCGGCTGGAGTGAGGATGATATTGACAGGTTTTTCTGTCATCAGGTGGGAACGGCTCATGCGCGGTTGCTTTTTGATACTCTCGGGCTGGATTTGAAAAAGAATTTTGAGACATTACAGACCTTGGGTAACGTGGGATCTGTGTCTGCACCTATTACCATGGCCATGGCCATGGAACAGGATTGTTTTCGGCCCGGTGAAAAGGCAGCCATGCTGGGGATTGGCAGTGGAATTAACTGCCTGATGCTGGGAATAAAGTGGTAA
- a CDS encoding amino acid ABC transporter permease: MTGVYLIRKSSTVLDIAVTSVILLFIGYITYRLSVGLNYRWDWGVIPNYLFRWDGENERWVSNILIDGFLTTIRLSLWAIFFATIIGVLMGILRTRKRLLYRMIGRSYVELIRNIPPLVLVFIFYFFVSDQLMLSLGVDEFVRSRTGLTAQWLSVTVASPELFTAFVSGVFTVALFQGAYIAEIVRAGIQSIDNEQWEASAALGLRWLQQMRFIVLPQATRRVLPPLANEFINTIKYSSIVSIISIQELTFQGMQVMTSTQRTNEVWLTISFMYFVLCFAVSLIARRLEISLAEASL, translated from the coding sequence ATGACTGGTGTTTATCTTATACGAAAAAGCAGTACTGTCCTCGACATTGCGGTGACGTCTGTTATCCTGTTATTCATTGGATATATCACGTATCGACTGAGTGTTGGACTGAACTATCGCTGGGACTGGGGGGTGATTCCTAATTACCTCTTTCGCTGGGATGGTGAGAATGAGCGCTGGGTCAGCAATATTTTAATCGATGGTTTTTTGACCACCATTCGTCTCAGTCTCTGGGCAATCTTTTTTGCCACCATTATTGGTGTCCTTATGGGAATACTTCGAACCCGGAAGCGTCTCCTGTATCGTATGATAGGACGCAGCTATGTGGAGCTTATTCGCAATATTCCGCCTCTGGTTCTGGTCTTTATCTTCTATTTTTTTGTATCCGATCAGCTGATGCTGTCCCTTGGAGTGGATGAATTTGTCCGCAGCAGAACAGGTCTGACTGCCCAATGGCTGAGTGTTACCGTTGCCTCACCTGAACTCTTTACAGCCTTTGTCTCAGGAGTGTTCACCGTGGCTTTGTTTCAGGGAGCCTATATTGCAGAGATTGTCCGGGCAGGGATACAGTCCATAGATAATGAACAGTGGGAGGCCTCGGCTGCACTCGGTCTCAGGTGGCTGCAGCAGATGCGGTTTATTGTCCTGCCACAGGCGACCAGACGTGTGCTGCCACCGCTCGCCAATGAATTTATAAATACCATTAAGTATTCGTCTATTGTTTCCATTATTTCAATTCAGGAGCTCACCTTCCAGGGAATGCAGGTGATGACCTCCACTCAGCGGACTAATGAGGTGTGGCTGACCATCTCCTTTATGTATTTTGTGCTTTGCTTTGCGGTATCACTTATCGCCCGCCGTCTGGAAATTTCTCTGGCTGAGGCCTCATTATAA
- a CDS encoding nitroreductase family protein — MLLLRIDEERCVQCGECVTDCPYDVLSLDDGYPTVVAEQEERCIACQHCFAVCPTGALSIFGLNPDESLQLGSAFPSQQQVATLIKGRRSVRRYRDEPVASSVIAELLEVVANGPTGVNNRQLLFTVVEDQDSMAALRHDTIEGIRRVDGRGGLPKELEFFSGIVAAADNGEDILFRNAPHLLIVSTPANGPSPEQDCLIALTYFEILAAASGLGTVWNGLCNWALTRIVPEVLERLNVPEGHTIGYMMSFGIPAVKYYRTVQRGEVRINRI, encoded by the coding sequence ATGCTTCTATTACGTATTGATGAAGAGCGTTGTGTTCAATGTGGAGAGTGCGTTACAGACTGCCCATATGATGTATTATCTTTGGACGATGGTTATCCTACGGTAGTTGCTGAGCAAGAGGAGAGATGTATTGCCTGCCAGCACTGTTTTGCTGTTTGTCCCACCGGGGCTCTTTCTATCTTTGGTCTGAATCCTGATGAGTCCCTTCAATTGGGTAGTGCGTTCCCTTCCCAACAACAGGTTGCGACATTGATTAAGGGGAGACGCTCTGTTCGCAGATATCGTGATGAGCCGGTTGCCAGCAGTGTTATCGCCGAGTTACTTGAAGTGGTAGCCAATGGCCCCACTGGGGTGAATAATCGACAGCTGCTGTTCACTGTTGTTGAAGATCAGGACTCCATGGCAGCTCTGCGTCATGATACAATTGAGGGGATTCGCCGGGTGGATGGACGGGGAGGCCTGCCCAAGGAACTCGAGTTTTTTTCAGGAATCGTAGCAGCAGCCGATAATGGGGAGGACATCCTCTTTAGAAATGCCCCGCATCTCCTGATAGTGTCCACTCCTGCCAATGGCCCATCGCCTGAGCAGGACTGTCTGATTGCTCTGACCTATTTTGAAATTTTGGCGGCAGCAAGTGGTTTGGGGACGGTGTGGAATGGCTTGTGCAACTGGGCTTTGACCAGGATTGTACCCGAGGTTCTAGAGCGCTTGAATGTGCCAGAAGGTCATACCATTGGCTATATGATGTCCTTTGGTATACCGGCGGTAAAGTATTATCGGACGGTACAGAGGGGTGAGGTCAGGATCAACAGAATATGA
- a CDS encoding MFS transporter — protein MEKGAINKKIYFAGLTGEILEWFDFTVYGFFSLIIAQKFFPSENHFVSLMAAFAAFAIGFVMRPLGAIVFGHIGDTFGRKKVLTASIFLMAFPSCIIAITPTFSVIGIFAPILLILMRMLQGLSVGGEHTGSVVYLTELSNSNNRSFAAVIPFVGTVLGVLLGSLVGVAIFTCFSHESVVAWAWRIPFCMGTGIAFVGILIRKYLPESYHPEDESRSVAPMVDIYRNHLGAFLKVFFLNMTFAVGFYTVFIYNPLWMQKFSNTTNSYALEINSLALVVAILAMLISSSLSNRFGRKPMLIISTGGLTLFSFPLYTLMSGSLTYHLLLGQTLFALLIGTFMGVVGVVMVELFDKEVRMSAVSIAFNLCFAIFGGTAPMIATWLIHTSHNNISVAWYLALASGVSLVTVFTLPETFKKEKLD, from the coding sequence ATGGAAAAAGGAGCAATTAATAAAAAAATCTATTTTGCTGGTTTAACAGGTGAGATCCTGGAATGGTTTGATTTTACTGTATACGGTTTTTTCTCATTGATTATTGCTCAGAAATTTTTTCCTTCAGAAAATCATTTCGTCTCTCTTATGGCAGCGTTTGCAGCGTTTGCCATTGGCTTTGTTATGCGGCCTCTGGGAGCCATTGTTTTTGGCCATATAGGCGATACCTTTGGCAGAAAAAAAGTTCTCACAGCATCAATTTTTCTCATGGCTTTTCCGTCATGTATTATTGCCATTACTCCAACTTTTTCGGTTATAGGGATCTTTGCCCCCATTCTGCTCATTCTTATGAGAATGTTACAGGGCCTTTCTGTTGGCGGAGAACATACTGGCTCAGTTGTGTATTTAACTGAACTGTCAAATTCGAATAACCGTTCCTTTGCCGCGGTCATCCCTTTTGTTGGTACAGTACTGGGGGTTTTGCTCGGTAGTTTGGTGGGAGTGGCGATATTCACCTGCTTCAGCCATGAGAGTGTCGTTGCATGGGCCTGGAGGATTCCCTTCTGCATGGGAACAGGAATTGCCTTTGTAGGCATTCTCATCCGGAAGTATCTACCTGAGTCTTATCATCCAGAGGATGAGTCCAGATCAGTGGCACCCATGGTTGATATTTATCGAAATCACCTTGGTGCCTTTTTGAAAGTCTTCTTTCTGAATATGACGTTTGCAGTCGGCTTTTATACCGTTTTTATCTATAACCCTTTATGGATGCAGAAGTTTTCCAACACTACCAATAGCTATGCTCTGGAGATCAATTCCCTGGCTCTGGTTGTTGCGATACTTGCCATGTTGATTTCCAGTTCCCTTTCGAACCGCTTTGGTCGAAAACCAATGCTCATAATTTCCACGGGAGGCCTGACTCTTTTTTCCTTTCCCCTCTATACTTTGATGTCAGGTTCTCTTACCTACCATCTGCTCCTTGGCCAAACACTATTTGCTCTTCTTATCGGGACTTTCATGGGTGTTGTGGGAGTGGTTATGGTGGAGCTTTTTGATAAAGAAGTACGTATGAGTGCTGTCAGCATCGCATTTAATCTCTGTTTTGCCATTTTTGGTGGAACAGCTCCCATGATTGCCACCTGGCTGATTCATACCAGTCACAATAATATCTCCGTTGCGTGGTATCTGGCGCTTGCCTCAGGAGTGAGCCTGGTCACGGTTTTCACTTTGCCCGAAACGTTCAAGAAAGAAAAGCTGGACTGA